In one Bacillus sp. PK3_68 genomic region, the following are encoded:
- a CDS encoding stage V sporulation protein D, translated as MRRVSAVTIRKRLVFALLAGITIFMIIGLRLGYVQFALGDDLTDKAQDLWSRNIPFEPERGKIIDRNGTALAENKSAPTVYVVPRQIEDPEEAAKKLASVLNIEEKKAYLHLTKKSSIERIHPEGRKISFEKAEEIRRLGVKGIYIAEDSKRHYPFGKSLAHVLGFAGIDNQGLMGLEAYYDAELSGQKGSMRFFSDAKGKRMPQMPDGYAAPVDGLDLRLTIDSNIQTIVERELDIAEAKYEPDGAITIAMNPNNGEILAMASRPSFNPEQFQNVSPEIYNRNLPIWSTYEPGSTFKIITLAAALEEKKVDLYKDHFHDSGSVEVGGARLRCWKKGGHGHQSFLEVVENSCNPGFVELGERLGKEKLFQYIRNFGFGEKTGIDLQGEGKGILFNMGRVGPVEQATTAFGQGVAVTPIQQVTAVSAAVNGGILYQPYVAKELIDSTTGEVVKRKAPVVKRRVISTETSEKIRFALESVVAKGTGRNAFIEGYRVGGKTGTAQKAKDGRYLENNHIVSFIGVAPADNPQIVVYTAIDNPKGTVQFGGTVAAPIVGKIMEDSLQVLDVKPRKKQIEKETQWNDPQIVAVPDFKGMDKKDLSQQLYNFKLEIEGNGQKIVQQSPEAGTKVEAGSTIRLFMN; from the coding sequence TTGAGAAGAGTTTCAGCTGTCACGATTAGAAAACGGCTTGTGTTCGCGTTGCTCGCCGGCATTACCATATTTATGATTATCGGGCTGAGGCTTGGGTATGTACAGTTCGCTTTAGGCGATGATTTGACGGACAAGGCACAAGATTTATGGAGCCGCAATATCCCTTTTGAACCGGAGAGAGGAAAGATTATCGATCGAAATGGAACGGCTCTAGCAGAGAATAAAAGCGCACCCACTGTTTATGTTGTTCCACGACAAATAGAGGACCCGGAGGAAGCGGCCAAGAAGCTGGCATCCGTCTTAAATATTGAAGAGAAAAAAGCCTATCTTCACTTAACGAAAAAGTCATCTATTGAAAGGATCCATCCAGAAGGGAGAAAAATCTCATTTGAAAAAGCCGAGGAAATACGAAGGCTTGGCGTTAAAGGGATATATATCGCGGAGGATTCGAAAAGACATTATCCCTTTGGAAAAAGCTTAGCCCACGTCCTTGGTTTTGCTGGAATTGATAACCAGGGGCTTATGGGCTTGGAAGCCTATTATGATGCGGAATTAAGTGGACAGAAAGGTTCTATGAGGTTCTTCTCAGATGCAAAAGGAAAAAGGATGCCGCAAATGCCGGATGGTTATGCAGCACCGGTGGATGGCCTGGACTTAAGATTGACCATCGATTCAAATATCCAAACAATCGTGGAAAGAGAGCTTGATATTGCTGAAGCAAAATATGAGCCGGATGGAGCCATTACCATTGCGATGAACCCAAATAATGGAGAGATTTTGGCGATGGCAAGCCGTCCTTCGTTTAACCCAGAGCAATTTCAAAACGTCTCTCCGGAAATTTATAACCGCAATTTACCGATTTGGAGCACATATGAGCCAGGATCGACCTTTAAGATTATTACGCTGGCAGCTGCTCTCGAAGAAAAGAAAGTGGATTTGTATAAGGACCATTTTCATGATTCTGGTTCGGTGGAAGTTGGTGGAGCAAGGCTACGCTGCTGGAAAAAGGGAGGCCACGGGCATCAGTCTTTCTTGGAAGTGGTGGAAAACTCTTGCAACCCAGGATTTGTAGAACTCGGCGAGCGTTTAGGAAAAGAAAAATTATTTCAGTACATCCGTAATTTCGGTTTTGGCGAGAAAACAGGTATTGATCTGCAAGGGGAAGGCAAGGGGATTCTTTTTAACATGGGGAGAGTCGGCCCAGTGGAGCAGGCTACCACTGCTTTTGGACAAGGGGTAGCAGTGACGCCGATTCAGCAGGTCACAGCTGTTTCTGCAGCCGTCAATGGAGGGATTCTCTACCAGCCATATGTAGCCAAGGAACTTATTGACTCAACGACAGGAGAAGTAGTCAAACGAAAGGCACCCGTTGTAAAAAGACGTGTAATTTCAACTGAGACGTCAGAAAAAATTCGCTTTGCACTTGAAAGTGTGGTGGCCAAAGGGACAGGAAGAAACGCATTTATCGAAGGGTATCGTGTAGGAGGGAAAACCGGGACGGCTCAGAAAGCAAAGGACGGTCGCTATCTTGAAAACAATCATATCGTTTCTTTCATCGGTGTAGCACCCGCCGATAACCCTCAAATTGTTGTTTACACAGCCATTGACAATCCGAAGGGAACTGTCCAATTCGGTGGAACTGTAGCAGCGCCGATTGTAGGGAAAATTATGGAGGATAGCTTGCAAGTGCTTGATGTCAAACCTCGCAAAAAGCAGATCGAAAAAGAAACGCAATGGAATGACCCTCAAATTGTAGCGGTGCCTGATTTTAAAGGAATGGATAAAAAAGACCTTTCCCAGCAGCTATATAATTTTAAGCTTGAGATTGAAGGAAACGGGCAAAAGATTGTTCAGCAATCTCCCGAAGCTGGCACTAAAGTGGAAGCCGGCTCGACCATTAGATTATTCATGAATTAA
- a CDS encoding UDP-N-acetylmuramoyl-L-alanyl-D-glutamate--2,6-diaminopimelate ligase encodes MNLSDLLKSLPFYKLSHSSNPEILSLENDHRQVQEGSLFICIKGYTFDGHTVAQEAVNRGARAILAEQPVKVEGAPVITVTDTKKAMAILADFYYGSPTSKMKLVGITGTNGKTTTSHLLTEIYKEAGETTGLIGTMYMKIGEEVINTKNTTPESLTLQKTFKKMKDNDVTAAVMEVSSHSLVEGRVWGCDYDVAVFTNLTQDHLDYHHTMEEYRRAKGLLFAQLGNTYSTDKPKFAVLNEDEEATVFYKKETAAHIVTYGIDHEAMFRATDIKLTSKGTEFLLCYPEGSRKVETKLAGKFNVYNVLAALAAAYAGGVEVETAVRAIERIEGVAGRFELVANDQGIAVIVDYAHTPDSLVNVLKTVQPLTEGRVFAIVGCGGDRDRTKRPIMASVACKYATNAIFTSDNPRSEDPATILNDMEAGVTGELYEVIPDRREAIFYAIEHAQPGDAVVIAGKGHETYQIIGDKVLDFDDREVAKEALSSRKKEAN; translated from the coding sequence GTGAATCTATCAGACTTATTAAAGTCTCTCCCTTTTTATAAATTATCTCATTCATCAAATCCGGAGATTTTATCTTTAGAGAACGACCATAGGCAAGTGCAAGAAGGGTCTTTATTTATTTGCATTAAAGGCTATACATTTGATGGTCACACGGTTGCACAGGAGGCGGTTAACAGAGGGGCACGGGCTATATTGGCGGAGCAGCCGGTTAAAGTGGAAGGTGCGCCTGTTATTACCGTAACGGATACAAAAAAAGCAATGGCTATTCTCGCTGATTTTTACTATGGATCGCCAACGTCCAAAATGAAGCTTGTTGGGATTACCGGTACAAACGGCAAGACAACGACGAGCCATCTTTTAACAGAGATTTATAAAGAAGCCGGCGAAACAACCGGTTTGATCGGAACGATGTACATGAAGATTGGAGAAGAAGTGATCAACACGAAAAACACAACTCCAGAAAGCCTGACACTACAAAAAACTTTTAAGAAAATGAAAGATAACGATGTGACAGCAGCTGTGATGGAAGTTTCTTCGCATTCGTTAGTTGAAGGCCGAGTGTGGGGATGTGATTATGATGTCGCTGTTTTTACAAATCTAACGCAAGATCATCTCGATTATCATCATACAATGGAAGAGTATCGGCGGGCAAAGGGTCTGCTATTTGCTCAGCTAGGCAATACCTATTCAACTGACAAGCCGAAATTCGCTGTGTTGAATGAGGATGAAGAAGCAACTGTCTTTTACAAGAAAGAGACAGCTGCTCATATTGTGACTTACGGGATTGATCATGAAGCTATGTTTCGGGCTACGGATATCAAGTTGACATCTAAGGGAACAGAATTTCTTCTTTGTTATCCGGAAGGGAGTAGAAAGGTTGAAACGAAGCTTGCCGGAAAGTTTAACGTTTATAACGTCTTAGCTGCTCTTGCTGCTGCTTATGCGGGAGGAGTAGAGGTTGAAACGGCGGTGCGGGCGATTGAGCGGATAGAGGGAGTAGCAGGTCGATTTGAGCTGGTAGCCAATGATCAGGGAATTGCTGTTATCGTTGACTATGCCCATACGCCTGATAGTCTCGTTAATGTGTTAAAAACTGTTCAGCCATTAACTGAAGGGCGGGTGTTTGCGATCGTGGGCTGTGGAGGCGACCGAGATCGGACAAAGCGCCCAATCATGGCTAGCGTAGCATGTAAATATGCAACGAATGCGATCTTTACATCAGACAATCCACGAAGTGAGGACCCGGCCACTATTTTAAATGATATGGAAGCTGGGGTCACAGGAGAATTATACGAAGTCATACCCGATCGGAGAGAAGCGATCTTCTATGCCATCGAACATGCCCAACCAGGGGATGCTGTTGTTATAGCCGGGAAAGGGCATGAAACCTATCAGATCATTGGCGATAAAGTTCTGGACTTTGATGACCGGGAAGTTGCCAAAGAGGCACTCAGCAGCCGAAAGAAAGAGGCGAATTAA
- the mraY gene encoding phospho-N-acetylmuramoyl-pentapeptide-transferase, which translates to MLERDVFLTMFMAFFVTVIIAPMFIPFLRRLKFGQSIREEGPESHQKKSGTPTMGGIVFLLAIIVTVLFMSQVYASIGAETILLLLVTIGFGLLGFLDDFIKVVMKRNLGLTSKQKLAGQIVISVLFYIIYTKNNLSTELSIPLTDISFDAGILYAVFVIFWLVGFSNAVNLTDGLDGLVSGTAAIAFGAFAVLAWNQGLNETAIFSFAVVGAVLGFLVFNANPAKVFMGDTGSLALGGAIAAISILTKSEFLLLVIGAVFVAETLSVIIQVISFKTTGKRVFRMSPLHHHFELGGWSEWRVVVTFWTVGVLCAMIGIYIGAWI; encoded by the coding sequence ATGCTGGAGAGAGATGTATTTTTAACAATGTTTATGGCTTTTTTCGTTACCGTTATTATAGCGCCGATGTTCATTCCGTTTTTGCGGAGATTGAAGTTTGGCCAAAGTATTCGTGAGGAAGGGCCTGAATCGCACCAAAAAAAATCCGGTACACCGACGATGGGCGGCATTGTTTTCCTGCTCGCTATCATTGTGACCGTTTTGTTTATGTCCCAGGTTTATGCAAGTATTGGAGCAGAAACGATATTGCTGCTGCTTGTAACGATTGGCTTTGGCCTGCTCGGTTTTCTTGATGACTTTATCAAAGTCGTTATGAAGAGAAACTTGGGATTAACGTCCAAGCAAAAGCTTGCAGGGCAAATTGTTATCTCTGTTCTGTTTTACATTATCTACACGAAAAATAATTTATCTACAGAATTAAGCATTCCTTTAACAGATATATCATTTGATGCTGGCATTTTATATGCTGTATTCGTCATTTTCTGGCTTGTTGGTTTTTCCAACGCCGTAAATTTAACTGATGGGCTTGACGGGCTCGTGTCCGGAACGGCTGCTATCGCTTTTGGTGCGTTTGCTGTACTTGCATGGAATCAAGGGCTCAATGAGACTGCCATCTTTTCCTTTGCTGTAGTCGGAGCGGTGCTTGGTTTCTTAGTATTTAATGCTAACCCTGCAAAAGTATTTATGGGAGATACTGGATCGCTGGCTCTTGGTGGCGCCATCGCGGCTATTTCTATCCTGACTAAGTCTGAATTTCTCCTGCTTGTTATTGGCGCTGTTTTCGTGGCTGAAACATTGTCGGTTATCATTCAAGTTATCTCTTTTAAAACAACAGGTAAGCGTGTGTTCCGCATGAGTCCGCTCCATCATCATTTTGAACTGGGCGGATGGTCAGAATGGCGGGTGGTAGTTACATTTTGGACGGTCGGTGTACTGTGTGCGATGATCGGAATTTATATCGGAGCGTGGATCTAA